GCCTTAGggaaaacaaatatcaatggTCTACCTGAGCTTCCTTATTAGCAGCGTTCTTGGTCCATATAGAGATCTTATCCCCTCTCGTTCTGAAATTCAAAACTGTCCCGCAAATCTCCTCTCCATGCTCAAATTGCTCACCAACTAACGAAAGTAACTAAAACAAGTAGCAGAGATCAAAAACATCAATCACAAAATGCATCCAACAAGCAACATTATTGCCTCAGTAAAACTACACCGAACTCGTGAGAAGTGACAATACCGTGTTAAGCCAATTGGATTCCAGTGTAGCCTTAGGGAACATCATAGTCCACTTTCCTCCATTAGCACAAACAGGATCTTCCCACTTGGGTTCGATTTCATGTTTGAAGCAGTAGAGATCCGACCCGTGAACCCACTTGTTTGGAGGATGGATGTTATTGTAAAGACTGCATCAAATAGTTAAACAAACAATGCTTTGAACTCATCCATGGCAGAATAACAAGATACCTTAAGATTCAAGAAACCTAAAACTCTGAAAAAGGAATACACACAAAACCTAGAAGCTGATTCAATATCTCTGACGTTTACTCCTAAGTAAAGACTACCGATACCACTTGATTCTGCCCTACGAGATGGATTCAACGTAAAGCTCACCTCCAGAACTCCTCGATGGTAGCGAATGTGTACAAGGTTCTCAAAGAGCTTCCCCATGTGGCTTGATTCGATTTCGAGGAAGGAGTATCGAACCAGAAGGTCCAAGAACTCTGGAAGGAGTGTGAATGTTGGATTACGGTGGTTGATTTCGATTTCTTCCACACATAGCCGTTTCCGCCGCATGTGATCTTTTGCTCCTTCGACGCACCTTCTTCGCCGCCGCGGATAGCCTTAATCGCCGGTAAATGCTTCTGGATAGGGCAATGGTTCGCGGTGTTAGGATCGAGATTCTCTTCTTCCGCCATAATCGCTGATACTGAAGAACGCTCAACCGTCATTCGCTCCACGCTCGGATCAGTTACTTTTCCGTTAGCTCCGTCGAGTCCGTCTTTTGTTATAGACGGAGGTGGAGTAGAGAGGTTTGTCCGTAACATAAAGCCCAGTATTAGCCCATTAAAGGCCCATAGTGAATTGAATTAAATTGCGCGGggatatttatttatctatttttttttttgagttattttttttttggcatcaacTATACAGACTCATATcagttatttatttatctatcttattaaataaagtagaagtactttcttgtttcacaacacatattatttatatttggaAATATACGTAGCAACaagttatgaaaaaaaaagtaattagtgtatgctattaaaaaaattggaagttcattatataatatattaaaaaataataggtttatgttacttgatatacatatttgaatcaaaataataatttaaaattgatttatatcaaaaattcattcaaaaatatacatatattcaaaatttgtattttagtaacatattttctaatagtccttataaaaatgttttcaatatatataagtaaaatacaatacaaagcctaATTACAAATACCAActtaaattagggtttttatatttcacattgaaatttaaaaatataatatatctgattatttatatgaatgTACGTATAAATATGggcaattctcctaaatagaccATTTCAAGTTTTGGTAAcaaaaatagaacacaaaaaggaaaatgaccaaaatattttatttaataggtaaaatgatCCTAAtatcctagatatataaaaataaaattaaaaattaaaaaaattaaaaaagtaaattttttttatagttttagattaaatgttttcaaattcgcacttttttatataaaacaaattgaattttttttttcaaatttttttttacttttttcaaattttctttttgtaattcgaaaatactttttgaaactatttttaaaatttttattttcaaatttttaatatttattttttgttttataaaattttaaatctcaatccAAATCCTCACCCCTTGACTCTAAACcataaggtttggattagttaaccctagggatataagtgtatatttatttttttaatgaaacattttggtcattttgatctttagagtatatatttgtgacataaatttttttagtgcTGTCCTAGGGTATTtctcataaaatattattaattataaaaaaaacttatttgatggtacatataaaatatgattagttatatgataacacatatttttgtaacttattatgacacatatcccctatataatagtgattaggggtgcGTTCATATTCGTTTTCGGGTCTGTTTGGGATCTTTGAAGATTCGGTTCTGatttggataactaatttaaattatttttaaaaatataaaatttattatatgctttgattttattaaaatatataaacaatagaatatattacatataattgaataacatatgttagagtacctaacttaacatataaattgatttggtttaaatatttggatagagaattaataattatttaagtatttttagagttttgagtatattttaactatttacgtttgatcatttgtatatattttcaagtacttaacgaacttaaaagtatcatatatattatggattttttatatatattaaatctaaaaataattaatatatataaatatataaatctattttggatacccaaaatacttcggttcggattagATTAGGTTTCAGtccttcaaatacaaaaattttgaataattcggatatttaattaattttggtttgtatttggtactacttattcggattgagATCGGTTCAATTCTTTGAATTCGAATTTTTTACTCAACCCTAAATAAtgacataaaaaaaacaaatagcatcATATCTAGTTTTTAATTACGAATAAAGAGAGATACCTTAATGGTGGTGATATGATTAGTGAAAGAAAAATGTGGAAATGAATAAAATGTGGAAATATTGTTACggttaaatacaaaaattaaaaacttttaattttaatgggactgttgaattattatttaggaaccaagaaaaaaaaagtaagtaaaaaaaaaacaaattaaaataagaagTCTCTCTGTCGTTTATCTATTTCCTCTACGGGAGATTCTGCGTTTACCAACGTagagacaaaaagaaaaacgcagtccacacacacacatcaACTCACACTGTAGCGAGcgaagagatagagagagaccAACAAACTCCGAGGCGTTCGCTCAAAATTGTGAGGGAGAGAGAAATCCTCCATCGTTTCGATCGATCATGCCTCCCGGTGCGAAGAAGAGAAAGGCGTTGAAGAAAAAGCAGCAACAGGAATCGATTGGAACAAGTACGAACGATAAGGGCTCCAATGGCGATATTCTCCACGGTACATTTCTTCCTCCCCCTCTCGCTCGGGTTGTTTAGATTCGGGATTCGTTGCTGCTAGGTCGATAGATTTGTCTAGAACGGTGTTGACGCCTGATTTTGCTATAGTCTCCGCAAGTTCATCGAGGATAATTAACCGTGTCATCGCTAATTATTTGTTAACCTTTGAAtgtaacaaacaaaatataacaGGAAATGATGAACATGGAAGCCAAGATGATAGGGGAAGTGATAGCACTTTGAGCTCCCCTGGTTCTCAAGGGAATGATGAATTTGGTGTCACAAAAGATCCATCTGCTGAGGCTACATCATCCGGTTTTGTGGTGAAGGAGTCTGCTAAAGAGATATCAGATGTTGAAAGAGGAACAAATGATAAGAACAACGTTGTGGAGAAACCGCCCACTTCCTCTAACGAAAACAGTACTGAGACCTTCAAAAACGTAGCTTCTCAGGATCCTTGTGTTAAGGAGATTGCTCCTGTTGTCGATTCTGTCTCCAAAGTAGTGATTTCGGAAAAGAGTGAGCATGCTGAGACCTCAACACACTCACATTTGGTCAAACAGAAGTCTGATGGAACAAGCAGAGAAGTAGAGACTGTAAGAGAGTCTGAAGCTCCAGTATCCTCTGAGGAAAAGGTAGcatctcttttcttcttcttcttgcatcGTGTACATGTGAATCTTCTCTCTTTTTAGTTGGCTGAAGAATCTCATGTGACGTTTGCAGCGTCTTTTGTTGCCTGGTCCACAACCACAAGCCGTCCGAACTTCTTGGTTAAGTTGCTGCGGTTTGTTTGATGCTATGACAGGATCTGACAGATAACACAGGTTAGTCTCGGTTTATGATTCTTGCTAAGGTGTACTTTGCCTGGTTGAGGTTCTTAATTACAATGATCTTCCGTGACCTGCAATGTATCCTGCCtttataatatatgatgatgtccTTGGACTCTTAATATTTCACAGAAACTACTTCACTTTAATCGAGTCTTGGATTCTGAGTGACTCTTACGTAGATTGTTTAGCTCAGAGTTCCAACTATTTCATTGCTGTTCTTGTTATTCTATAGTTTTTACTGAAATTGTTTAGAACTAATGTCAAATGCTAAGCTATCTAAAAACACAACTCATGCTTGGTCAGTTAACATCGATGAATCTACAACTAGATATAGTCTAGCAGGAATCTGAAGTTCAATGCCAATGGATCATTGCGTCCTTGTCTTTTACATCTTTGTTCTCAGAATTGGATTGCATTTATATGATAGAATAGTCTCGCTCAAGTTTAATTTCCCAGTTCTATTGTTTGTAATAGCTATCAGCTACTTTATTACTGTTTGGTTGGAGTCTTGTAAAAATAGCAGTTAGCATAAACTCATCTCCTAACATTTTTCCACCAGTAGAAGGATCAGATTCTTGTAGTTTCTCTCCACTCTCCCTCAGAGATCAAATCCTTTTGTTGTTCTATGTGTGTATCTTTAACAGCATTGTCTATTATGTGATAATCCGTGTCATTAACATTTATTCTCTGCATTGTGCTGCAGGAGTTAGATAAAGCTGGACGCTCATGACAGCCAAAGCTCAAAAACAACCGAAAAAGCAGAACTTACGGGTCCGTACACTCTTCTTTGTACATTATCTTTGATAGATAATAACATGGGCGGCTTTTAGTTAGCAACATAAATTTCGTTTTACCTTTCATTTTTGAAATACAGTCGTAATTTGTCCATAATATGGATTTTACTTTCATAAGACTAAATATAGCTCTATGCTTTTTTCAATTACCGCAATTGTCGTTTATATTCTGTGGGGTTCACTGGAAACAAGTAGAAGTGTGATCCATTTCAAGCCTCACAGTTTGATTTTATTCCATGAACACAAAGtgatacacacacacacacacaaatcaAGATCTGGTCCTTTTGTACAGAAAGAATGCATGAATTTAACTTAAGCTTTACTTCAACttcctatgaaaatattatcaCACAAACAAACATTCCCACACTCAATCCCGAGTTTGACTTGGAAAGTAGAAAGAAACCCGAAAGAACATTATTTCTTAAGTAGGTTTCTTCACGCCGTGAACAGCAGCGATGTAAAGAAGCTGTGTGACTGAGAGTATGATCAAGAACGCCTCCATGGTTCTCTGCAAAGAAAAGGAGACGAACATGAAGCCAATACTTGTGTGTGTTTCCAAAACTGAATCGACTATAAGAATTGACTAGAGAAAATTCTAACCAGTTTTGCATTTCGCACTTGAAACTCAATTTCTTTCCAGGCGAATCTGTTAATAAATGATGATTAGTCTTACCATCGATGTCTCAAAACATGATGTGTGTTGCTTGTGAGACGGGAGATATTAactaaatgtatatttaccccATGGCAAGGACTGTGAGGGTCCATGCAATAGTTGCGGGCATGGCTGCAGCTGGTAAGCTTCCCACGGTCCATGAACGAATGTGTGTAAGGCCAGAGATTGTGGAAGCTGCACCAACTACTCCCGCAAGCAACGCGAATGTCACAAAGAATCCTGTTGCTGCGTTTCCCATCGGAAAATAAATTGGGGCGAAATGTGCTGGAAGATTGAAATCAGGGCCTGCTCAAGTTTGTTTTCACAAATAATGTTAGAAGTtaaataacaacaaaaacaaattattcatacCAAAAGCAAACAAATTCGAGAAAAGTTAAGAAATCACAGTTGATAAGCAACCAAATGATGATTATGACTGGAGATGAGTCTGAAGTGTTCTTACCAATTTCGAATCCACGGTCGATGGCTCGGTTCATGGCCCATCCTCCAATCCCTAGAACAATTACACACATGCAGAAATTGAGTACAAGAAGTAGAGAGGCAACAGGCTTCATTTGCTCACCCGCCATCTTCCCTTTAGAAAAAAACTACAAAAgtggaagaaaagaagaagagaagaaacaagAACGAGGAAAAGTAGATTTGTGCTTGTGGTTGGGACAAAACATAATGAAGCTACTTTATATACTAACTTGCTTTGTTCTTTTCTTGTTTAGGGTGCTGGTAATAGAAGAAAGGTTTACTAGAGAGTTGGAAAGTTGATAGCTTGAAGTTCAAGGCTATTCTTATAATAACCCAAAGATCCTTGGCTTTGCTCTTTGTACGTGTAGAAAGTGTATGCCCAATTTTTTTAAGAGATTTTCAGATGTTCTTACAGAAGACAAAAGGTAGATTCTTTTGCAGTTCAATGTCTCCTCACTATTTGCTTTTTATCCAACTGAGACATGGTACTTATTCTTAAACAATTCCCAATGATCTTCTAATATCCGCATAGCATTTTAGTATCTATtccttgttttattttgtttacaaGGGAAACCCCAAAACTTATAGATGGAGCAACTAAAAACCATTTATGAACAAAATGAAATTTAAGTAGATTTTAGTAGAGAAGGGTGTATTGAAGCAAATTTAAGCCACATAGCATTGTGAAGAACACTTAGCACTAGAGATTGACATTAGCAGAGCCTTTTATGTGTCTTCATCCATTCGTCGTTGGACCAATTTAATTAGATACTCCAAGAAAACCGAGTCGAATGGCAAGGTGATTGGTCCTTCCGTAGGGAGGCCGAACTCTTCTTCAGATATCTTCAAGAGCTCTTGAAAAATAGAGTTGCTCAGGTAACTTAAAGGAAAAGCAAAGCGGGTTTTATCTATCGTGTAAACAACAAAACAGCCATTCTCTGCAGCGGTTGAGCTAGTAGCAGTACTTGATTTTTGAAATGAGATCCTTTTCCTGTGGAGGGCTGCTCTTTGTTGCCATTTCCTGGCCATCTTCATGAGCTTCTTTGTGTTCATCATTATTGGCTGCTAGTCAGGTTTGTGGACAAGACCATGAGACTCAGGTTGCTTTCAGTGAAAGGGAAGGGGCAGCAGTACCTTGATGAAGCTCTGATCACTTGGTTTGGGTTGCAAGAAAGCAATGGAGGAgctggataattttttttatttttgtgtaaatacaaaagaaaacagTAGCACTTGATGTAAAATGGCTTTTGcttgaataaaattttacatttttttcaaaaaaaaaaacttagacaTGCGAAAACGAAAGGAAGATTCAGACCCGAATTGAGAATTTCAGAATACCAGTTAAATTAAAGTGAACCGAATTGAACCGGTACGTGTCAGCCGCTAACCCCATAAGCTTTTAACCTCTTAAAAACCCTAGAGCTCTCTATATAATGGCAAAGCCATAAGCCTAGAGACTCGGACAGCCTCAAAACAAAACCCCCGTACCGTATTACTAAACTCTTTTAGTTTGTCTTAATAATCTTTGTCTGTATATGGCTTTCAACGAAAGTGATGATAAGGAATTGTCGCCCCAGTCTTACTTGCATTCATTGCGATGGTATGCAACATGGTGATTGACTATTTTCGTCTGATTCTTTTCATCGTGTACGTTTCTTGTTCTTGATCGTAGGATTTAGTACTGTGGATATGATGAAAAGGCATAATTGTTTTGTGACACCCAGTCTGATCTGCTTTTGGCAGAATGAGTGATTTGCCATGTTCTCTGATCTAATGATACGTTTCTATCCTAAAAATCTCAACTTTGTAGGGCTGTTTATGTCGATATTTCTTCTCTAGCTCTGCCTAATCGATTATTTATGTTTCTGTGTTCATTACTTTAGGAGAAAGTGATGATAAGGAATTGTCGCCCCAGTCTTATTTGCATCCATTGCGATGGTTGGCAACATGGTGATTGACTATTCTCGTCTGATTCCCtaattttcaacaaaaaaagattttcataattcttgtgttttgttttctcCAATGGTGTTAATTGGAAGTGAAGAAAAGGCATAATTGTTTTGTGACACCCAGTCTGATCTGCTTCTGCAGAGTAGTTCAGTTGTGTTTTTATATCGCAAAGATCTGTTCTCTATGTTTTTTATGTTTGGAAGAATGAGGAATGAGGATGATTATTATAACCATACGTCTGCAAATCTGAATTTACATTGTTGATTCATAGACATGCACTACCATCTGACCTCTtctctaagttttttttttttttttttgtgctttCAAACCCTCTTTGCTGCGATCAATGATGAATAAAATCGTCCATATTTAATGATAATCCCATGATTATTAATCTCTAGATCACCATCTTTCGGCTGAGATTGCAGTTTACCCTTTATTAATctttttgagtttgttttgtgttATTAGTTATTGCCAATGGTATCTGTCTGATGTCTGAACTTTACATATGTAGTTGGACATTTCGTTTTTTCAGAGGCAGAAATTCAATGAACAGCCCTTTGCGACACTGCtagctttttttttcaataagtTAACTATTACTGTTTTACCTCCTTTTAGTGTTAACCtaattggttgttgtattttccGTATCACTTGTgtcttttatattgttttttgtgCAGTGTAATGAGATTGTTCTTTGCTAATTGTCTGACATGGTCTCTTGGACTGCAAGTGGCTTTGCATTTGGATTcgtttacagttttttttttgttcagagaAGCGGTTGTAGTCACGTTTTAAACCTCGCTCTGTTTTACTGAGGTTTTGCTATACATTTTGACATATTACTTAATACACTCCTGTCTTAAGAGTGTTTTGTGATAGTCATTGTCCATAGATCAATTCACTAACATCATCACAGCCTTCTTTGCATCTTACAGAGTGTGCCAATTTGGTTCACTTATCAACGCATTTGAGATCCAGCGAAACTGACCGGAATGGTAATGAAGTACATTTGCAAATCAACCTGTGTACTATACAACTTATATGGTGAGAAGACATGATCCTGTGGACATGAAAAGCTATATAACCAAATACAACAAGATTTTGGTACTAAAGACTTTTATTGAGAACTTGTATGAGAAGTCAAAAATACTAAATTCATGCTTCTCTACAGATTTGTTTGCTAGTATAATGGTTTGAGGCTGGTTAGTAGATCCATCAGCAAAATTAAATGTGTCACAAAATAATAGGCCAAGTTAGGTAGGGTACAGCAAATCTTCTGGTGAAATGAAGGACAACAAAACTGTGGTTACCATTAATGATGAGAGAAATAGATAGATACAAAGAAAGACGTGTGCTAGCTAGTGAATCGAAGCAGAAGAGCATGTAGTCCACAATCCACATACTGTATTTTCTCGCTAGCGACTCAACTATGCCTACTATCGCAGGTTAAGCTTAAGATAATAGAAACATCTCGGGTCTGTAGGTTCTTGCCCATTCTCTTATATTATCAAAGAGATTCATTAGGACGactgattgaaaattttaacaaCGTTACCATTTTTTATGGCAGAAAGTTTCAGGGCAAAACAGTTGAGTAAACTAAACAAGTTCATTTTTCATTCTTTACACTGGAAGTTTGATTTTGATGAGACAATAtattagagagaaaaaaaaagaataatggtTTGTATATCTGTAATAACCTGTCTAATCTAAAATAACTGAATCCTTACAAACGCAAAAAAAAATGCTGCACACTAGTTCTCTAAAATACAAGCAGTTGTTGTAGAGAGCATGGCAAAGAACATCTAGCACTAGAGATTGACATTAACAGAGCGCTTTCTGTATCTCCATCCATTCGTAGTTCGATCATTTTGATCAGATATTCCAAGAAAACCGAGTCAAATGGCAAGGTGATTGGTCCATCGCTTGGGAGGCCAAACTCTTCTTCAGAGATCTTTAAGATTTCTCGGAAAATAGAGTTGCTCAGGTAACTTAGCGGAAAAGCAAAGCGGGTTTTATCCGCCGTGTAGACCACAAAACAACCCTTTTCTACAGCCGTTGAGCTGCTAGTAGATGTACTTGATCTTTGGAATGAGATTCTTTTCCTGTGGAGGGCTGCTCTTTGTTGCCATTTCTTGGCCATCTTGAGTAGCTTCTTTGTGTTCATCATTATAGCGAAAATCCTTATGATCGGAAAGGGAAAGAGATTTGTAAGTTGTGTTGTATAACTCTCTGAATGCATGTTCTGGGCGATGAAAGATCCAATAGCTTATTCAATTATATAAGGGGAGAAACTATTATCAGTTAGAGCAAGTAAACCAGACAGATACACATGCTTCCGTCTTTTGTTCTATGTGGATCATAAAGTTAGTAACCAATCCTGGTTGCTCAACATTTGTGGATCAAAACATCAGTTGAGAAGACATGACCATGTGGGTATTCTTACACAATATTCTCATAACAAAATTTAGACACAGAGACGTGTGGATGTGAACAAGAGATGTAGAACCTGTAGGTCCTATGATGTTCTCAGAGAACTTAAAACCCTAAACATTCATTCTCTGATTTTGAGCAGCCTAACCAGACATAacatatgtttttgtttctaCTCTATCTGATCAATGATTGTCCCAAGTTGGTATAATAAATTCCATCTGCAAAACAACTTATGGTGAGAACTGAGAAGACATGATCTGATGATCATATGAGACTGTCGGTATGAAAGctctaaaaacatttatatgaCAACAATTTGTTACACTACATGGCACAAATAATCTTAGTCGTACAGATACCAAGAAGCTCTACTACTTCACCATTTAGAAGGTGAAAACACTCAAGTTCTTACGTTTGATTCAGATAACTATGCATATGCATCTTTATATAATAGATGTAAGACAGAAACTGAAAGGTGCACCAGTTACAAGATGTAGTTTTATTTAATTGCTGTATGGAATACACTTGTAACCTTACAGAATCAGCCTTGTCTAAAAAAATACAAGTAAACTGTTTCGGAGACATCGTTGTTCCCCAACTAGAGCCATTTCACCATTCATTCCAGACATTCATATAACAATAAATAGTCACAAACCAACAGAGAAGCAGAAAACATACAATAAACACTTGAAACCAAATTAGATAGATATACGTCTGAGCTGCTTTCCTCAGACTAACAAAGCACATTAGAACACGTCTGGATTGTACCGACCAGGGATGGAACTATTGTTCTGCTGCGCTTGTTTCAAATGAAGCGTTAGAGCATAATTATTCACCTCGAGAGTCCTCAGCTGTTCCTGGTATTGAGTAACCATCTGCCTCAAACGCTGCAACTCCTGGCTTTGATCTTCGGTTTCCTTCTGCCGCTTCTGTTGCGTCACCACGGCTCGTTTCAGCAAACTGTTCTCCTGGACGATAGCTTCTAACTGCTGCCTTAACATCAAGTTCTCCTGTTGTAGACTGATCTGCATCGCTGCGTCGGAACCAGCACGCGTGTTGATGGACTTCTCCAAAGCTTGTAATGCTCTTGACGCACGGTCTTTGGCGTCTTTCATGTCAGAAGCATTCATCATCTCCCTTACAAATAACTCAACCCACTCGTTACCATCCATGTTCAAGACTTCCTCCTTCCCTGACGATCCTCCTCCTTCAACTTTTGCTTCTTCCTGGATTAGAGATGATTCTGAACTCTTGTCTAAACGAAGCTGATTCAAAGATCTAATAGCGGAATCAATATCATCTCCACATTCCTCGATTGCCCGCTCAAGAATCTAATTAAAAAAGGCAAGAAAAGTAAGAATCCTATGCGAACCCGAGAaagaaagtttgaaactttacaTGAGTATCCATGTCGGGGAAAAGGGCGGCGAGGTGAGGGAGGAGAAgaagggaggaggaggaggaagaaaagCGACGGAGTTTCTTGGAGAGGGGAGGCGAAGAAGACAAATCCTCGAAC
The nucleotide sequence above comes from Brassica napus cultivar Da-Ae chromosome A9, Da-Ae, whole genome shotgun sequence. Encoded proteins:
- the LOC106364690 gene encoding eukaryotic translation initiation factor 4E-2, producing MTVERSSVSAIMAEEENLDPNTANHCPIQKHLPAIKAIRGGEEGASKEQKITCGGNGYVWKKSKSTTVIQHSHSFQSSWTFWFDTPSSKSNQATWGSSLRTLYTFATIEEFWSLYNNIHPPNKWVHGSDLYCFKHEIEPKWEDPVCANGGKWTMMFPKATLESNWLNTLLSLVGEQFEHGEEICGTVLNFRTRGDKISIWTKNAANKEAQISIGKQWKELVGCNETIGFIFHEDAKTLDRNARPRYTV
- the BNAA09G26770D gene encoding uncharacterized protein BNAA09G26770D, with translation MPPGAKKRKALKKKQQQESIGTSTNDKGSNGDILHGNDEHGSQDDRGSDSTLSSPGSQGNDEFGVTKDPSAEATSSGFVVKESAKEISDVERGTNDKNNVVEKPPTSSNENSTETFKNVASQDPCVKEIAPVVDSVSKVVISEKSEHAETSTHSHLVKQKSDGTSREVETVRESEAPVSSEEKRLLLPGPQPQAVRTSWLSCCGLFDAMTGSDR
- the LOC106367393 gene encoding membrane protein PM19L-like gives rise to the protein MAGEQMKPVASLLLVLNFCMCVIVLGIGGWAMNRAIDRGFEIGPDFNLPAHFAPIYFPMGNAATGFFVTFALLAGVVGAASTISGLTHIRSWTVGSLPAAAMPATIAWTLTVLAMGFAWKEIEFQVRNAKLRTMEAFLIILSVTQLLYIAAVHGVKKPT
- the LOC106363251 gene encoding auxin-responsive protein SAUR64 — its product is MHSESYTTQLTNLFPFPIIRIFAIMMNTKKLLKMAKKWQQRAALHRKRISFQRSSTSTSSSTAVEKGCFVVYTADKTRFAFPLSYLSNSIFREILKISEEEFGLPSDGPITLPFDSVFLEYLIKMIELRMDGDTESALLMSISSARCSLPCSLQQLLVF
- the BNAA09G26810D gene encoding uncharacterized protein BNAA09G26810D, whose product is MSAIVCGSKRSVFEDLSSSPPLSKKLRRFSSSSSSLLLLPHLAALFPDMDTHILERAIEECGDDIDSAIRSLNQLRLDKSSESSLIQEEAKVEGGGSSGKEEVLNMDGNEWVELFVREMMNASDMKDAKDRASRALQALEKSINTRAGSDAAMQISLQQENLMLRQQLEAIVQENSLLKRAVVTQQKRQKETEDQSQELQRLRQMVTQYQEQLRTLEVNNYALTLHLKQAQQNNSSIPGRYNPDVF